In Mytilus trossulus isolate FHL-02 chromosome 14, PNRI_Mtr1.1.1.hap1, whole genome shotgun sequence, a genomic segment contains:
- the LOC134697460 gene encoding muscarinic acetylcholine receptor M5-like has protein sequence MINTTETEEEEEDIPFPLYLVVIFGITISLCVFFGFVGNLLTILAYIRDKQLHSVYNAFLLNLAITDILLSTISMPFYAVYTLETYTWPFGYHFCKMYMLIDFTLCLESVLMMMVISIDRLLLLKFGPHYSSKVTMKKAGIQIGVTWVLAFLLYGPAIIGWDIWTGENIVEEEDCDVQFAYDTAFTTATAFIEFGIPFCCIVIVNGLIYNEIRKRSKVGVNASKPSNHNNNKPKREVKAVRFLAALVVVFFVTWVPYTITTIIIAFCEECVNENLYEIFNWVLWSKAAMNPFLYAYNSTRFRKNFSEMIPCFKSFGVSKVKEEHSVTPNAVAVTTNTDDITPNTSAVTPNISTVTSNISTVTPNISAVTTNTDAIKPISSAETPYISAIAANISASTTLKVGVKPYTVAVTTNTSDVTNNIVV, from the coding sequence ATGATCAATACAACAGAAACGGAGGAAGAAGAAGAGGATATTCCATTTCCGTTATATCTAGTGGTAATATTCGGTATCACAATATCTTTGTGCGTATTTTTTGGCTTTGTTGGAAACTTATTGACAATTCTAGCCTATATTCGTGATAAACAACTCCATTCCGTCTACAACGCATTTTTATTAAATCTCGCGATAACTGACATTCTACTGAGTACCATTAGCATGCCGTTTTACGCCGTGTATACACTGGAAACATACACATGGCCATTTGGTTACCATTTCTGTAAAATGTACATGCTTATAGATTTTACCCTATGTCTAGAATCTGTATTAATGATGATGGTTATCAGTATAGATCGGTTATTGTTGCTAAAATTTGGACCTCATTACTCTTCAAAAGTCACAATGAAAAAGGCCGGTATACAGATCGGTGTCACGTGGGTATTGGCATTCCTGTTATATGGACCGGCTATTATCGGGTGGGACATTTGGACAGGTGAGAATATTGTTGAAGAAGAAGATTGTGATGTACAATTTGCATACGACACAGCATTTACCACTGCAACAGCTTTTATAGAATTCGGGATTCCgttttgttgtattgttatagtaaacggtcttatctataacGAGATAAGAAAGAGAAGTAAGGTTGGTGTTAATGCAAGCAAGCCCTCAAATCACAACAATAACAAGCCTAAACGTGAAGTTAAAGCTGTCCGATTTTTAGCAGCCTTGGTTGTAGTGTTCTTTGTTACATGGGTACCATATACTATCACCACTATCATCATAGCATTCTGTGAAGAATGTGTCAACGAAAATCTATATGAAATTTTTAACTGGGTTCTATGGTCCAAAGCAGCCATGAATCCTTTTCTGTACGCATACAACAGTACGAGATTTAGGAAAAACTTTTCAGAAATGATTCCATGCTTCAAATCATTTGGAGTCTCTAAAGTAAAAGAGGAACATTCGGTAACACCTAACGCAGTTGCAGTAACGACTAACACAGATGATATAACGCCAAACACATCGGCAGTAACGCCTAACATATCTACAGTAACGTCTAACATATCTACAGTAACGCCTAACATATCGGCGGTAACGACTAACACAGATGCTATAAAGCCAATCTCATCTGCAGAAACGCCTTACATATCAGCAATAGCGGCTAACATATCTGCATCAACGACTCTCAAAGTTGGAGTTAAGCCTTACACCGTTGCAGTAACGACTAACACATCTGATGTAACGAATAACATAGTTGTTTAG